The region TGTTGCTGCCTAGCACAAACGTGGCTCTGTATTACTGCATGGACAGCACTGAACACCTCATCGCTATCTGCACCTGTACTGTTTAATCCAGCAGGTCCATTCCTCCGTCTGCTTGTTCTTCAGGTCCGTCTCTGTGCTTTCCAGCAGCTCCTTTAACCTAGAGAGCTTCTCCAGCTGTCGGGCCAACGTCCTCCGGTCTGACAACATGCCGAACAGCGCAGGGTTACTCTGGGCCAAGGAGAGCAGCATTGAGAACTCACTGTGGGGAAACAATGGCTGATTGAAAGCACATAACTTTtctaaaattaatcaatttccTGCTTTAAATCCTCAAATATGGATATAAGTGAAAGTAAACAAAATGGGGAAAAACATACAGAGGTTATACTTATACTATACTTGTACCTAATATACATTTCTATACCTGGGAATAAACACCATATTCATGTAATCTAGCTCTATTTACTTAGTCCAATAATGACATTTAAACATAACCACCTGCTTTAGTCTAGAGCAGCGTTTCCCAACCTTTTTTCAGTCAcggcaccctttgaaaatgttaaataaaaaaaataataaaaaattgtagcaccctacacaaacactaatgctagacagcGTTAGCTACTTcaggatgaagttgatggtccagaagcatctggagtttttcttttaagaaatctgtTCATATTCTTCTTCACTACACACGCATCATCACGCATACTGATGTTGACGTGCTGCTGACAGgtcagtggggggggggggggggggggggggggtcgaggGGAAGGGaagtattatttttatatataattttttattattattattattattattattattattattatctgcatgtctgtctgtcttattatttctgtgcctgtgttattatttcagacatcagatatttatcatatatattaaaagtttcatacacattttaaaaatgtttgaaggattttttttacacGGTACCCCTGCTCTAATCAGACGGCACCccggttgggaaacactgggcTAGGGcggtggttttcaaagtggcgcctcaacaatttggtgtgaaaaataaataaatacatgattttctctttctcactctcagacacacacacacacacacacacacacacacacacacacacacacaatcaattcctaatgtaatgtaatataaagatataagatgtaattattaataaaaaaggggggatatattcagaagtctgtatttttaatgtgttttaaagacatcttgcaaaaggggggcatCTGTTATGTGTTAGTTCAGTAATGGAAAGACATTTTTATCAATATTGCCACAAGGTGACAGCAGTTTGTAAATCAGGGGTAAAGATTAGATTTCCGTGCTGGGTCGTTATACTTCTTTCATGGATATGAACAATGTAGGAACAGTACCACTGAATTTGTGTGTTATTCTCTCACCTATGTATCAtgagctatgtttccatccacgtATTTTTATGCGAATTTTGGGAtatcacataaaaataaaaataaaaaacgctggatggaaacaccagatgttaataaaatctctaaaatgcggattttaaaaaaaaaaccttatccGCTCAATTGAGctggatgatttttttaaattcgatAAGAAGACGTGTGCATAAACCACGATGGAAAAATATTTACCGGATAAATTTCTCGCCGCACAtcaaaaaaagtcatgtgaattttcctcaacaaatcatgtgattggataattggtaCAGAAAAGTTGAAATGTGGGAAGAGCGAGATGCGCCAATTCTACCGGATGTGATGATTCTGTTCTTTTGAACACATGGAATGGAAACAGTGCTTTATTCGCAAATGTTTTGTGCGATATTCAAAAACATATTTTCATAGTTTAAATGCTCAACTTGGATTGAAACATAGCTATGGAAATGACCTTTGGGTGGGCAGACTATCCTTTGGGTGGCCAGACTAACTTTCAAGTACTCCATGTTTGCCAGTTTTAGCATCAAAGTGACCTAATTTCTGCCAAAGATATTAACTACAGTAAAAACTTTAGACTAGCAAAGTCTTTCGAATCCATTTCTGAACAAATTATCTACCAAATTGGATACAACtctaatgataatgataatgagtgttTATTGGACACAGCATAGTGAATTTATTTTCTTCAcgtaccccagcatgccaggaagttggggtcagagtgcagcaGTCAATCATGACacggtgcccctggagcagagtgggttaagggccttgctcaaagacccaaaagtggcagcttggcagcaccACAGCTTGAAACCCCAAACCTTTTGATCAGTAACAGCAGTAGCCACCACTGCCACTCAATGGAGTCTTGTTTGATTTAGATGGTAATAACAATTTCACATTGTGAAATGTCGACATTTTCCACTATATAGTTCTAAAAACCTGAGAAtttcctgaactgaaaaaaatgtttctgtacaaGTTCCAcctttttatacaacagttcgtttcggtccactaatttgactGGCCTAGTggcattccaagagtgcttaGGTTTAGTAtatgggcagctgtggctcaggtggtagagcgggttgtccactaatcgtagggttggcggttcgattcccggcccacatgactccacataccagacactgaacccaaagttgctcccggatggcaagctagcgccttgcatggcagctctgctaccattggtgtctgagtgcgtgtgtgaatgggtgaatgagacacagttgtaaagcgctttggataaaaacgctatataagtgcggaCGTTTCGCTGTGTGTATTACTCCACTCGTTTGTGTTCACCACATacaattccacttcctagtttgaAATAGTTACTACAGCAGAGTTAGCGATATCATCCATGGACACAGCAAATGATACCTTTCAGGAAGTGCACTTACTAGTAATTGAACCCTTTAATGGCACCTTTAATAACCATGATTACGTTATTTTTCTGCATAGGTAGGTTTCTTCTGCATATATGGTAGCTGACCTAAATATGAAAATTTACAAGTGAAACAAAGCTTGCTGCAGGAAATCTCTCAATTCAATAAAAGGTTTGCTAAgtgaaaaaacccccacaagTATTCACCCATATGCAGAgaatatgaaaaaatatttaaagtgaAAACTGCCTTACCGTGGGTCCATATTAGGTTTGCTGGCAGCCTTTAACTCCTCTAGAGAGGCACACTGCTGCAACAGAAGCTCTGTGGCCTGTTTGACAAGTTCAGCATCCTCCACTGTGTCTCCTTCTGCAGGACATGAGATCTGACTCAAACAGCGGAACGTGTTGGTGAAGTCAGCGCCTGAAAATTCACACAAAACAGACCACAGTTATTCAGAGCAGGAAACAGGACAGAATATTTCGCTCTTAAAAACACATAGATTAAAGTCATTCAGGTCTTTTTGAAATGTCTAGTTGTAGTAAGTTAAGGTGACTGGATGTTTTTCCACTAATCTGAAAGGATTATAAAGACCAAGAGCAGTCACCTTGAGGAATTCGTAACAAAAGAAATTCATTCCTGCCTAGGTCTCCTCAGTCCCTACCCGTGTTGTGCATTGTCTGCATTAGGTTTGTGATGAGCAGCTCATCTTCTGGTTCCTCTTTCCTCAGCAAGCCCAATTTCCTTCTCATATTGCTCAAGTAGAATGTGTTGAAGAGGGGCGAGTACTCCTCCAACACCGCCTGCGCCCGGTCCGAGGGCAGATCTGGGTTCAGAGCTTCTGCTAGCCGAGCCAGGTTCCAGTGACAGATTTCTGGCTGAGCTCGATATGAGTAACGGCCAGAATTATCAGAGGCGTTGCAGATGAACTCTGGGTCAAAGCTTCAGAAGGAAAAACAGCAAGTGACATTAACGTCAACGATCAACAGAATGCATGTGCATAGAAAAATCAGAGGTACACCAAGTCAAATTAAGgtcaagggttttttttaccccccactttttttttttttttttaattcatgccGATATCAGAAGGAACTAGAGAAGACCAATCATGGCCCAAACCCTGTGTGAAATACCCAGGTTACCAGGTCACAGATAATTTTCAGTTTCATAAACGGCCAAGAGAAACCCTGAGCAAGATCTTTTAACATAGTGGCATTTAGTTAAAGTAGAATCTTATTCAATGGAAAGTTAATACACAATGATGATTTCAAAGACATCAATGTAGCACTGATAGCACTGACTGTGTGTAAGACCATACCGGTCCATGAAGCCGAACGGTCCATAGTCCAGTGTAAGCCCCAGAATACTCATATTATCAGTATTGAGGACTCCATGACAGAATCCCACACACTGCCAATGGGCCACAAGTCTGGCTGTTCTTAGCGTCACctaagacagaaaaaaaactggCAACCGTGAATACTTATATACTTAATAATACTTCTAATAATGTTTTGTGTGGGAAACGCCACAATGTTTACaggagtttgcaatttttcgcatcactgtgaaagaccgtgcaaaacaattttgtagggatgctccgatcaaTCAGCCGCCaatcggtatcggccaataatcaCATTCTATGACTCGATCGGTAGTCTCTAAATTTGGCCGACATAAAACACGTGAGGACGTAAAAAAACACGACGATGTTAAACTTTAGCGCTGCAGTCATGTCATCACCAGTGTGGAATTATTACGAGGTCTCAAGAAACAAGGAAAGATGTGTCATTtgctgtgtatttttaaaggcctattaaaatgttcattgtaaaattaatatttgttgtGCTCATTTGTGGTATTACATCTGTGGTATTACTttatctgggggaaaaaaaggttaacAGTGACGGTCAACAGAAAGCTTACATATAACTTATATAAAGCTTGAAAGATCGGGATTGGCTGACCATGGTGACAAGAAATAGGTAATCATATCGGCGgcaaaaatcctgatcggagcatccctacaatttcgtgcaatttcAATATCACCAATCCAATAGTTTTCctcagaaaaacacacacacacacaaaacaaaaatcgcaaattgcatcacaaattttgaaaaaagccgcagcaaaatcaagcagtCTGATAAAGCAGTCCGATAAAGCAGTCCATACAGAATTTCgaggagttttttgtgattgttacgGCCAAACTTTTCTGATTTAGCTGCTTCTTTATTCCAAATTTGTGAtgctttttttgtgaaaaactacttgaattgatgAAACTGCAATTGCACGAAGTTGTTTTGCATGCtgtttcgcagtgatgtttgtttgtaaatgagaccttttagctgtactcatgttcaatgcacatgaatcgaagggGACTTTGGCCGAATaagtgttgtgatgacgtcacatgacgtcaTGGCCCAAGTCTGCGGAAATCttgaaaaaattgcaagctcctgcgaataaTGTGAGTTATCATggttttgcattaatttctgcaatcgcaaaatggctaaatcctggagggactgattaggTAAAGCATACCTCCCTAAAGAAGGCAGTGTTCCGCTCCACTGGGTCTGAGTGGCTCTGCTGGATCTCTGGGTAGAAAGTATCAATGACATAATCCAGCATTTGAGTTCGTATCTCAGTATATCTATAGCTGGGGCCCTGCCGACCTGTGAGCTCATCCTCCTGTTTGAAAATCTCAAATGAACCAAACCTGCATAAGAACAACAAGACAACCAGCTCTCTTTCATTAATCAGACACCATCTACCACACAAATGACTAAACAATCGCTATACAGGTATAGCTGTAAAAACGTATCCTTTTTGCTTGATATAGCATGTCACTGGCAGTGATGTGAATAAGACAGCACTGACCTGATAAAAGTGGGAGCGATGCGCAACACCACCGAGCATCTCTCCATGCGTGGATTGCCATTGTAAAACACATCTCTCATGACCCGCGAGTCTGAGGTCACTACAGAGCCAGCCCGTGTGGTAGGAATCCCAAGGGCAAAGACAGCTTCGCTGCACAAGAACTCACGGATGCTGGAGCGCAAGACTTTACGTCCATCCGCTTgcctgaagagagagaggagtggtATGACACTTTTTATGAGAAACACTGGGCTGAGATCACAGTTATAATACAGATCAGCATGTATTTTAGGTTGAGTAGTAAAATGTACAATAGTGAAATGATCATGTAGAGAGCACAGTGTACTGCACACTTCCTGTGCAatacaaaatttttattttttttagtagacCAGCCAAGTACACCGATCAGCCTAAACATTacaaccacctgcctaatattgtgcaaGTCCCCCTAATGTTGCTATAACATTTCTGACCtgatggactccacaagacctctgtaGGTGTGCTATGGTATCTGCTACccagacattagcagcagatcctttaagtcctgtaactTGTGAgctggggcctccatggatttgtttgtcctgaacatctcacagatgctcgatcggattgatatctggggaatttagaggccaagtcagcatcttgaactctttgtcatgttcctcaaaacaTTCCTaaataatttttgcagtgtggcagggcacactatcctgctgaaagaggccactggcATTAGGGAATGCAGttccatgaaggggtgtacttggcctgcaacaatgtttaagtaggtggtacgtgtcaaagtaacatccacatgaatgccaggacccaaggtttcccagcagaacattgcccagatcATCACACTGCTTTTACTGGCTTGCCATCTTCCAATAGGTGAATCCTAGTGCCATcttttccccaggtaagtgacgcgcacacacacctgggcgtccacatgatgtaattCCAACTGTTGCCGGTTCACCGGATGTAATTCCACTGGACctcttttggtaggtactaaccactgcatactgggaatgCCTCACAAgtcctgctgttttggagatgctctgacccagtcgtctagccatcacaatttggcccttgtcaaagtcgctcagatctttacacttgcccatttttcctgcttccagcacatcaacttcaagaactgactgctCATATGCTggctaatatatcccacccctctaCAGGTATAATTCACTTacttgtcagtggttttaatgttatggctgatctgtataaatgtaagataccatcattaaaaatgtatccTCCCACCcgggacaggctccagatccaccatgaacctgaccaggataaagttactgaagatgaaccaatgattgatgatgatgataattttAGCCTCAATCATCAGTCTTGTGAATTTATCCATCCATAAAAATACTCCCATGTTTGTCAATAATAAATGACGTCCTTGGGAAGTCTACCTGGAATAAGGCGTGAGTCCAGAACCCTTCAGCTGGATCTCCCAGCGCCTGCTGGGGTTCTCCTTTAGCAGTTCAGGACTCTGATCAGCTGGAGCTTTCACTTCACCCAAATAACACGCCGCTCCGTCGCCCAGCTGCCCCGCGAAGTGGCCGAACTGATGGCCGCAGTAGCAGTGGGCAGCGGGCTCAGAGCCTGGCATCACCCTGGAGCCGCTCAGGTACACAGCGCCCAGAGGGTCACTGATTACCTCCTCCGCGCTGAGGCCGAGCAGCGCCATGGCGGGTCCGGAAACCGCCACAAAGCGAGGCTTCTCCAGCGGCTGCGGCATGACTCTGGAGAAACACGCGCCGCGGACTGTCCTCACTCCAGGAGCCTCCGACTCCTCCACAGGGAGCTTTCTCAGCACGACATTATCGAAGTCCAGCCGCTCGAGCTTGGAACGACTCGTCGCGATCGCCGTGCCCATACCCTCCATGGAGTAAGACCTCAACAAACCGGGGTTAGAGTTGAAAATGTAAGGTCGTATTAGACGGAGTACATTGCTAGCCATTAACGAACTACCTTCTGCTAAAACGAGTTAGGTAAGTCAAAGGACGTCATGTTTGCCAAACTTAAAAACAGAAAGCAGGCCGACCACAAACATAACGCATTAATTAACACATAGTGCACTTCATAGGGCACAGAAGTTGTTATTTAATACTCAGTGTAGTGCGTAGATATAGGGAGTAGACAGCTATTTGATTTTTGCCATTCTGAAATCCGGTCCGTCTTTGTTTATGGTCCCCCTAGAAGCACTCTGGTAGGAACCAATGTTTTAAATCGTATTTTAGCCTGAAATCCGTGTTGTGATCAAAATCACAGCACAATTATGATTACTAACACCAACGAGAGATACctgcaattaattattttttttactagtaGAAATATTAATCCCAGACATCTTCTATAAAATGTAGACTAATCATATCATTAACCGTACTATTTTTGACTAGTAGTAATCCCATGTCAGTAGTACTAGACTAGTAGTAATCCCATGTTTGACTAGTTACCATTAACGTctccatttcttttatttatatttttagtaaaaaaaataataataataataaaaaacgtGGTGAGAAAAGTGTGCCGATCGCTCACTTTAGCACCATAGCTTTTAGTgagatgtttaaaaacattgaatcatattttaatattcactGACAACACCGTTCAATTTAAAGTACAACTACAAATTATGGTAACAGCACGTCGGATCTGAtgtcaaagtgactttctgatgAACAGTCAGTCAATTTGTTAATACTGAATAAAGGGGTGGGGGAGACCCACAAATAACTACATAAAACAAAATCCAtccacccaacttctacaccgcttatcctacagggtcgtggggaacctggagcctatcccaagggggcatggggcacaaggtggggtacacactggacagggtaccaatccatcacagggcaccaacacacacattcacacacccattcatacactatggacactttggacatgtcaatcagcctacaatgcatgtctttggactgggggaggacaccggagtaccaggaggaaacccctacaGCATGGGGAAAACCTGCAAACATAAAAGAATACATTTCCAAAGACCATTTAAGCACTTAAAATTGTCACTGAAAAATCTGtttacacagaaatattttGCTCCTGGGGGCTGTCTTGACTGTGTTTTTCTGAGCTGAGGCTGGCTTGACCACAGTCTTAAACTTGTCAAGTTAGAGCTCCAGTCTTAAATAAGTCAAGACTGGAGCTCTAACATTAGACCTTGTTTTTTTACTCCTTGAACAGCACAGTACTTACTTAGCCAAATCCCCTCCTGAACTCTAAAAGAAGAACGCAAGAGACAGGAAACAAAAGCCCATAGTACAAAGTGTGTTTTATTGGGGGATTTAGTCAAAGTCCTGTTCTGTTGTTTTGGTTGGGCATTGGGCTTATTAACAAAATGCAACAACTCATCTCCCTGTTACTATCCACTCATATAATACAGTGAACACTGGTAATGAATAGAAAGGGACACATTAAACCACAGACATTTGCTGCACATTATTTACCTCTCTAAAAGGGATTCAAATTAGTTTCAAGTActaatttgggggggggggcattttaagtcaaataaaaccataaagtaaaataaaataaaaagttaactTTAAGCACATTTGTGagtaatattgtttttaaaaatattattttctaataCTGCTGTATGAATGATacaaaagtacatttaaaaaaggcAGAGAATGATATAATTACAGTGAAGTTTGAAGGTATTTTAAAAGTTAGATGAAGGAGAAGACATTtaattgtgtcattttttttttctaccattCAGTGCCTTGCATAGGTATTCACCCCCGTTGAACTCAACAAACTGCATTTGTTTCATCATCGGGAGATTGCGAGTTTAAATCCTGCCGTCGATATAGCCATCCATGGCCGGAAGCCAacagagcaaaattggccatgcccTCTCCCCCTTGTCAATCaaagtgacactagccaatcatgggcaccTGTGATGTATGCGGAAgggggcagatagcgctttcctctgcgtgtgttacactgccctgtgatgcagcatgagcagcagtttgaaaatatgcattggctggcttcacgtgtttcggaggaagcacgtgttcaCTTCACCTTCTGTTgtgtgatggagctggctggtgAGTGGGAATTGACAGATGACCAAATTGCGCAAATCAAATTGTAAAAATCCCAACCAAGCTCATTTCAGTTTTTGGTTGGTTCCAAAAtctggaaaagttcaaggggggtGAATATTTACACATGATGGCATGACATGACTGATCATATTGGTTATTGGTCAAACGTTTAGCCTGCAAATCAAGTGTtattaaaacaatacaaaaggCTCAAGCAGAGGACTACAATCAGGACTATCCATTAAACAGATCATTTAAGAGCAAATACCACACATTTCTTTGTGATTTGATGGAATGTGATCAAATCGATCTGGTCAGCTTGTGTTTGTTAGCCCTTTTTCAAGTAACATTATGGGAGGCACTTGTCAGATGACCTGGACATAGCTTCATCTCGAGCTAGAACATGCTTCTTGCATGCTTCGCTTTTGTTTAACCCCACACTCTAAAGAGTACTACAGGTACCGCTGAAGTGGTGCTTCAGTAGTCTCAGACGCTCTGATCATAGAGGTCTAACTTGTGAGACTATAGTTCTCCATTAATTTTGGCATTCTTTATCGCCACTGCAAGATGAATTTTCCCATGGAAATAGAAATATATCAAGTATAAAAAGGGCTAGTTCTCAGAATTGTGATTACTGTGTCTGTGACAGTTATTTGTGTAACCTTTAGGAAATGATGTtcccccagaaaaaaaaattatcctaCAGTTAAAGAAACAGCATTTACAGCAGATGTGCAAACACTGGAATCTTCTCTCAGTTCACGATAAAccttcaaacctttttttttttttttttttttaaaagcaaagcaTGCTTTGGTACAATCCTCTTACAATATGAAACgtgtatttacttttactttgtactctataaaattattaaatgattaattatgCAATGGTAGAATTGGAAAATTTCATCAATTATGAGTTTACTTTAGCACTGACAGCAATCTCAACTAAACTATAGAACATTGGGATTTTATGTTGCATATCTATGGCTCTGCTACCTAAATTGAGACATGTAGATAAACTCCAAGGCATTCAATAATTTCACACTTTTGTCCTTccacattatcatttaaaatgtcagaaCAAAATCCAAAGGAAGTACACATGCTATACTGAAACAGTACTGTCTTGTATTAAAGTGTAAGAAAATGGGAAAATAGTGAAAGGGAACAGGAAGTACTGTCCgagtttttttttggcagtaCAGCTCCATGTTTGCAGGAGCACAATGTTAAGAGAGGGGCGATTACTGGGTCTGCTCCAAGTTCCCCCGTTCCAAAATCCCAGTTTATGTTTTAGAGAGTATGAGCCATATCATACCCTCTTAGCCGCCTCATCTCTCATCTTAAGGCAAATGGTGTTTTGCGTTATATACTGTTTATTTAAGTCTTTGTTGAATATCTAGGTCAGGCAGGAGGCGGTCGTATATTCTCCAGCGTTTGGACAGCAGGTAGGGAGAGAAACGCCCTCCCCACACACCCTCCGGCACGGTAACAGGCATATCCCAGAACACCAAGCAAGGCCCCTTTCATCACAGTACGCAACACCCAGCCAAATCGCGATGGTGGCACCACACTGCGGGAAAGATATCATGTGAGGCAAGTGATAATAAAATGCAATAAGTGTGGAACCGATTCAACAGAACTGAAAACATACACACCTCATGATCTCGTGAATATTAAGCTCTTCATCCCAGTTTTTCTCAATTCCAGGAACATGGCCCATTCCAACTACTCCCACCACCACAGCAGGCACTTCTGCAAAAATGTGCAACATGTACAAGATACTTTGGAAGACAGGTTTTGTTAAATGgctcttaaaaagaaaaagccagAGCTATAACACATGAACCTGCACTTGATACTATGTACATCCTGAACTACAATAAAGTATTATAAGTATTATCTGGTGTTTGTCCCACACAAATGACAACCAAATTATTGCAATTACTGAAGATTATTATTTGCTCTGACCAAAGAAAGTTTATTGCAAAATAGTCTTGTAATTACTGTCATAAATTCAGGTTCTTCTTCAGCATTAAAAAAAGGTCACTTCCCTAAGCATGGTTGTCAAAGT is a window of Ictalurus punctatus breed USDA103 chromosome 4, Coco_2.0, whole genome shotgun sequence DNA encoding:
- the selenoo1 gene encoding selenoprotein O1, with product MASNVLRLIRPYIFNSNPGLLRSYSMEGMGTAIATSRSKLERLDFDNVVLRKLPVEESEAPGVRTVRGACFSRVMPQPLEKPRFVAVSGPAMALLGLSAEEVISDPLGAVYLSGSRVMPGSEPAAHCYCGHQFGHFAGQLGDGAACYLGEVKAPADQSPELLKENPSRRWEIQLKGSGLTPYSRQADGRKVLRSSIREFLCSEAVFALGIPTTRAGSVVTSDSRVMRDVFYNGNPRMERCSVVLRIAPTFIRFGSFEIFKQEDELTGRQGPSYRYTEIRTQMLDYVIDTFYPEIQQSHSDPVERNTAFFREVTLRTARLVAHWQCVGFCHGVLNTDNMSILGLTLDYGPFGFMDRFDPEFICNASDNSGRYSYRAQPEICHWNLARLAEALNPDLPSDRAQAVLEEYSPLFNTFYLSNMRRKLGLLRKEEPEDELLITNLMQTMHNTGADFTNTFRCLSQISCPAEGDTVEDAELVKQATELLLQQCASLEELKAASKPNMDPREFSMLLSLAQSNPALFGMLSDRRTLARQLEKLSRLKELLESTETDLKNKQTEEWTCWIKQYRQRLARECEGECDVKVVQEERVRVMDSTNPRVVLRNYIAQNAIEAAENGDFSEVQRVLKVLEKPFCAQEGWMVRRGSEEAQERDEEEGQREAEEDVTGAENRVIVSYDSKPPAWAAQICVTUSS